In Maridesulfovibrio sp., a single genomic region encodes these proteins:
- a CDS encoding multidrug effflux MFS transporter translates to MPNFLFITMLAAFPAISTDMYLPALPTIQAEWGIPLSSVNLSLVAFFLAFSFFMLIYGPLSDRFGRKPVLVVGVGIYVAGCLLCALSVNIWMLVVSRIIQAAGAASASALSMALAKDLYSGTERQKVLAYIGVIIPLCPMVAPMLGSITTRYLSWEWIFACQALLASVAFLGALAFREPDFEKTSGGVLEMLARYPVVFRNLRFTVYCFAFAFVSIGFFGFLAGSADIYISGFGLSEQQYAMFFGLNAFGFMAGSFACSRLCVGYSSMAILKFSLIGVLCAATGIYFLGGDKVMFFITMILMTFFIGLSRPISNHMILETVDRDIGAASALITFSSFIFAAAAMEIISFDWGSKIEMIGRMGIVGGLVPLISLFVLSRGSGKNGTRAAER, encoded by the coding sequence ATGCCCAATTTTCTTTTTATTACCATGCTCGCCGCTTTCCCGGCCATCTCCACCGACATGTACCTCCCCGCCCTGCCGACGATACAGGCTGAGTGGGGCATACCGTTGTCCTCGGTCAATCTGTCGCTGGTGGCATTCTTTCTTGCATTCAGTTTTTTTATGCTGATATACGGCCCGCTTTCAGACAGGTTCGGGCGCAAGCCGGTGCTTGTGGTCGGTGTGGGCATCTATGTGGCCGGGTGTCTGCTCTGTGCCTTGTCCGTCAATATCTGGATGCTTGTTGTGTCCCGCATAATTCAGGCTGCAGGTGCTGCCTCCGCCTCCGCTTTGTCCATGGCTCTGGCAAAGGATCTTTATTCAGGCACTGAGCGGCAGAAGGTGCTGGCATATATCGGCGTTATTATTCCCCTCTGTCCGATGGTAGCTCCCATGCTTGGGAGTATTACTACCAGGTATTTGAGTTGGGAATGGATATTCGCCTGTCAGGCGTTGCTGGCTTCGGTGGCTTTTTTGGGCGCGCTGGCCTTCCGTGAACCGGACTTTGAGAAGACCAGCGGCGGAGTACTGGAAATGCTGGCCCGTTATCCGGTTGTGTTTAGAAACCTGCGTTTTACTGTCTACTGCTTTGCTTTTGCCTTTGTGAGTATAGGTTTTTTCGGTTTTCTGGCCGGCTCAGCGGATATTTACATTTCGGGGTTCGGACTCAGCGAGCAGCAGTATGCCATGTTTTTCGGCTTGAACGCCTTTGGATTCATGGCCGGATCATTTGCCTGTTCCCGACTTTGCGTGGGTTACTCATCCATGGCCATATTGAAATTTTCCCTTATCGGGGTGCTTTGTGCTGCAACAGGGATATATTTTCTGGGCGGTGACAAGGTGATGTTTTTTATTACCATGATTCTGATGACTTTTTTCATCGGTTTAAGCAGACCGATAAGCAACCATATGATCCTCGAAACCGTAGACCGGGACATCGGTGCTGCATCTGCCCTGATCACGTTCAGCAGTTTCATATTCGCTGCCGCAGCCATGGAAATCATCTCGTTTGACTGGGGATCCAAGATTGAAATGATAGGCAGAATGGGCATCGTGGGGGGATTGGTTCCCCTGATTTCACTTTTTGTTTTATCCAGGGGTAGCGGGAAAAACGGCACGCGTGCTGCAGAGCGGTAG
- a CDS encoding DUF3365 domain-containing protein, which yields MFSRQENRIFSARGSLHGYRAFFWLIFAVWTVAAGAFLQISLNRLYGHALESARIQARTSIEKDIIYRRWNSMFGGVYAPLGEKLLPNPYLDLKNRDLDAGNGLRLTKINPAYMTRQVHELGETASGLIGHITSLNPIRPENKADDWEREALDRIERHGAKEVSGVRTMDGKEYMRLMIPLVTEESCLKCHAAQGYKAGDVRGGISVSVPLGQVMSAALAGRRGFVGVTLLAWALGGLMIYSAAGLKKAELGSRLNEKKYRTLVETMGEGIVYLDQGGFVLFCNFPFARMLGYDPDELRSMPFHRLLNEDGFEEYSSKVDGLPNGKLDSFELPLRRKNGGEVTVLFSPRILRSELNESTGLLAVTTDISRLKKMEHEMLRQQRLSSVGMLAGGIAHEISAPLKYLEVNSAFLRRAFAALNNLVGNMKQEGHGGAESGLPEAGLEESDLSAIMQEVPGVLDENDSSIMHISDIVASISELATTGPAVSEPEDINSLIRQCVDITHSTWDGIAVMDLDLAPNLPAVSCISRDIIHVLITVIINAVEAITIRHSGSDIVRGTIRIASGRVGSDVRIVISDNGIGIPRENLGRIFEPFFSTKKQGKGTGQGLAVAGRIMSEHHGSISAESYEKKGAVFVISLPLRT from the coding sequence ATGTTCAGCAGGCAGGAAAACAGAATATTCAGTGCCCGTGGTTCGTTACACGGGTACAGGGCTTTTTTCTGGCTGATTTTTGCTGTCTGGACAGTTGCGGCAGGAGCTTTTCTGCAGATCAGTCTGAACCGTTTGTACGGGCATGCCCTGGAGTCTGCCAGGATTCAGGCTCGAACATCCATTGAAAAAGATATCATCTACCGCCGCTGGAATTCAATGTTCGGCGGTGTTTACGCTCCGCTTGGTGAAAAGCTTCTCCCCAACCCCTACCTTGACCTGAAAAACCGTGATCTTGATGCCGGCAACGGTTTGAGGCTCACTAAAATCAATCCTGCGTATATGACCAGACAGGTCCATGAACTAGGGGAAACCGCTTCGGGGTTGATCGGCCATATAACCAGCCTTAACCCCATCCGACCGGAAAATAAGGCTGACGACTGGGAACGGGAAGCTCTTGACCGGATTGAAAGGCATGGAGCGAAAGAAGTGAGCGGTGTCCGGACGATGGACGGAAAGGAATATATGCGGCTGATGATCCCTCTGGTTACGGAAGAAAGCTGCCTGAAATGTCATGCCGCACAGGGATACAAGGCAGGCGATGTGAGGGGAGGAATTAGTGTTTCGGTTCCCCTCGGGCAGGTAATGTCCGCCGCTCTGGCCGGGCGAAGGGGCTTTGTGGGGGTGACTCTGCTGGCCTGGGCGTTGGGCGGCCTGATGATCTACAGTGCGGCCGGACTCAAGAAAGCTGAACTCGGCTCCCGCCTGAATGAGAAAAAATACCGGACCCTTGTCGAAACAATGGGTGAGGGCATCGTTTATCTGGATCAGGGCGGTTTTGTCCTTTTCTGTAATTTTCCTTTTGCCCGCATGCTCGGTTATGATCCGGACGAACTTCGCAGCATGCCTTTTCACCGTCTGCTGAATGAAGACGGTTTCGAGGAATATTCAAGCAAGGTTGACGGATTACCGAACGGCAAACTGGATTCGTTTGAGCTTCCACTCCGCAGAAAGAACGGGGGTGAAGTGACCGTGCTGTTCTCCCCGCGTATTCTCCGTAGCGAATTGAATGAATCTACCGGTCTTCTGGCGGTCACGACCGATATTTCAAGACTGAAGAAGATGGAGCATGAGATGCTGCGGCAGCAGCGGTTGAGTTCCGTCGGAATGCTTGCCGGGGGGATTGCCCATGAAATAAGCGCTCCGCTGAAGTATCTCGAAGTCAACTCGGCCTTTCTGCGTCGGGCGTTTGCCGCCCTGAATAATTTGGTTGGCAATATGAAACAGGAGGGGCATGGAGGGGCTGAGTCCGGTCTCCCCGAAGCCGGGCTGGAGGAGAGTGATCTTTCTGCAATCATGCAGGAAGTGCCGGGGGTTCTGGATGAGAACGACAGCAGCATAATGCATATTTCAGACATTGTTGCTTCAATAAGCGAACTCGCAACCACCGGGCCTGCTGTTTCTGAACCGGAGGATATAAACAGTCTGATCCGCCAGTGCGTGGACATTACCCACAGCACCTGGGACGGTATTGCGGTAATGGATCTTGATCTTGCTCCGAACCTTCCGGCTGTCAGCTGTATTTCACGGGACATAATCCATGTCTTGATAACAGTGATAATTAATGCCGTGGAAGCTATAACCATAAGACATTCCGGTAGTGACATCGTCAGGGGAACCATAAGAATTGCCAGCGGCAGGGTCGGTTCAGATGTCAGAATCGTTATCTCGGACAATGGCATAGGTATTCCCAGGGAGAATCTGGGCAGGATATTCGAGCCCTTCTTTTCCACCAAGAAACAAGGAAAGGGTACCGGCCAGGGGCTAGCTGTGGCCGGCAGAATAATGAGCGAGCACCACGGCAGTATTTCTGCCGAAAGTTATGAGAAAAAAGGGGCTGTATTTGTTATTTCCCTGCCGCTCAGAACCTGA
- a CDS encoding ion channel produces the protein MKKSFLCLWAGLAAYAAVILLIYYFESSGDNSNIKTVFDAFWYSLVTLTTVGYGDFYPTSSAGKIVSMTMVLGSIGILGYFIGNLTDHIQGLAERRKMGFDGTEFTNHVIIAGWNEFSEDVVSQLVHAGKRVCIATDNKDHIDFIYESFNRDKVFVIYTDMNCRECLKKANASEAVSLMPNLGDDTRNLVFVLNAKKFYPHLSCVVTIDNSELKETFTSAGVSFTICRNDISSKIVASYIFEPSVARFNEDILSSATGNGDYDVQQYYVKEGSRFSGMRYGDIFDELKERFNVLAIGVSRGTGGDQDLNKLPSPGFEVVAGDYLIVLTSGRSVESLNRLFGCSEGIYYT, from the coding sequence ATGAAAAAGAGCTTCCTGTGCCTGTGGGCGGGGCTGGCTGCGTATGCGGCTGTTATCCTGCTGATTTATTATTTCGAGTCATCCGGTGACAACTCGAACATCAAGACTGTTTTTGATGCGTTCTGGTATTCGCTGGTGACCCTTACGACTGTCGGGTACGGTGATTTCTATCCGACATCCAGTGCCGGAAAGATTGTCTCCATGACCATGGTGCTCGGAAGTATCGGTATTCTGGGGTATTTCATAGGTAATTTGACAGACCACATTCAAGGGTTGGCGGAGAGAAGAAAGATGGGTTTTGACGGAACGGAATTTACCAATCATGTGATCATAGCGGGCTGGAATGAATTTTCCGAGGATGTCGTAAGCCAGCTGGTCCATGCCGGAAAAAGAGTATGCATTGCGACCGACAACAAGGACCATATCGATTTTATCTATGAAAGTTTTAATCGGGACAAGGTGTTCGTCATTTATACCGATATGAACTGCCGGGAGTGTCTCAAAAAGGCCAATGCCTCGGAAGCGGTTTCACTCATGCCCAATCTGGGAGACGACACCCGGAACCTTGTTTTTGTACTCAATGCCAAAAAATTTTATCCGCATCTTTCCTGCGTGGTGACAATTGATAATTCCGAGCTGAAGGAAACCTTCACCAGCGCCGGGGTGAGTTTCACCATCTGCCGCAATGATATTTCGTCCAAGATCGTTGCCAGTTATATCTTTGAGCCGAGCGTTGCCAGGTTCAATGAGGATATCCTTTCTTCCGCCACCGGTAACGGCGACTATGATGTTCAGCAGTATTATGTGAAAGAGGGGAGCCGCTTTTCCGGGATGCGCTACGGTGATATCTTTGATGAGCTGAAGGAAAGATTCAATGTCCTGGCCATCGGGGTAAGTCGTGGAACCGGTGGGGATCAGGACCTCAATAAACTGCCTTCCCCCGGATTCGAGGTAGTTGCCGGGGACTACCTCATTGTTCTCACTTCAGGGCGGTCCGTGGAAAGTCTTAACCGGCTGTTCGGTTGTTCCGAAGGTATTTATTACACATAG
- a CDS encoding DUF805 domain-containing protein, whose product MKKYFNIWKNFNNFYSTATRNEFSYFALIHGAIICLLILLGYGVEHPFASKVIGTLGGLFIVSSILPCAALIVRRLNALGKDRRLVFTALVPVVGLLYLIVLCMKSDGAKESERFLIPG is encoded by the coding sequence ATGAAAAAATATTTTAATATATGGAAAAATTTTAATAATTTTTATTCGACTGCAACAAGGAACGAGTTCAGTTATTTTGCGTTGATCCACGGGGCAATAATATGTCTGCTGATCCTTCTGGGCTACGGGGTTGAGCATCCGTTTGCCTCCAAAGTAATAGGGACTTTGGGCGGGCTTTTCATTGTTTCTTCCATACTTCCTTGTGCGGCGCTGATTGTTCGCAGACTCAATGCTCTTGGCAAGGATCGCAGACTTGTTTTTACCGCTCTTGTACCGGTTGTCGGGCTGCTTTACCTGATTGTGCTCTGCATGAAGAGTGACGGGGCAAAAGAATCGGAGCGATTTCTGATCCCCGGATAA
- a CDS encoding ATP-binding cassette domain-containing protein, with product MPTSSKTTKDGEQPVLEFREVGFHWPGGKGFDNVSFAVPAGGFALITGPSGAGKSTLLRLAVRLEEACTGSILLEGTQLKSIYPPLMRSRIGLVQQTPTLLPGTIRENLLMPFNLRIRKGKPKPDDPEMTEWLERLGLGEIGLQTNVAGLSVGQRQRLCLIRSALTHPAVLCFDEPTSALDSKSRELVEKTAEHLSEEGIAVLMVNHTNYRPACEHMLLTVDNGRVEVA from the coding sequence ATGCCCACATCATCCAAGACAACTAAGGACGGAGAGCAACCGGTTCTGGAATTCAGAGAAGTCGGTTTTCACTGGCCCGGCGGAAAAGGTTTTGACAACGTATCATTTGCCGTTCCTGCCGGAGGGTTCGCACTCATCACCGGTCCGTCCGGTGCAGGAAAATCAACCCTGCTGCGGCTGGCGGTCAGGCTGGAAGAAGCCTGTACCGGGAGCATTCTGCTTGAAGGAACCCAGCTTAAATCAATCTATCCACCGCTGATGCGCTCCCGCATAGGACTGGTCCAGCAGACCCCGACGCTCCTTCCCGGAACAATCAGAGAAAACCTTTTGATGCCCTTCAACCTGCGTATAAGAAAAGGAAAACCGAAACCTGATGACCCGGAAATGACAGAATGGCTGGAAAGGCTGGGACTTGGAGAAATAGGTCTGCAAACAAATGTCGCAGGTCTTTCGGTAGGACAACGCCAGCGGTTGTGCCTTATCCGTTCTGCGCTCACACACCCGGCGGTTCTATGTTTTGATGAACCTACAAGTGCACTGGACAGTAAAAGCCGGGAGCTGGTGGAAAAAACCGCTGAGCATCTTTCGGAAGAAGGAATTGCCGTGCTCATGGTCAATCATACAAACTATCGACCGGCTTGCGAACATATGCTTCTGACCGTGGATAACGGTCGTGTGGAGGTTGCGTAA
- a CDS encoding ABC transporter permease — protein MGAEFIHISWGQLVAAASMVTVSAALSIFYRLKLEKDLAIGVVRAFVQLLTMGYLLKIIFGLQAALPVIALYALMTVFAVHIIRGRVREKSISYIIPTGMAVMVSFTLVTVIVTRFVIGATPWWEPQYFIPIGGMIAGNAMNALSLSLERFFSELRNRREEVEMQLCHGADYREATEEIFRNALRAGMIPSINALMGVGLVALPGMMTGQILAGADPEEAVRYQIVVMFMMVASTALSSIIVLLLVRRRCFSSSMSLLVRTE, from the coding sequence ATGGGAGCTGAATTCATCCATATTTCATGGGGGCAGCTGGTTGCCGCGGCCAGCATGGTCACGGTTTCCGCCGCACTTTCCATTTTTTACCGGCTGAAACTGGAAAAGGACCTTGCCATAGGTGTGGTCAGGGCATTTGTTCAGTTGCTGACCATGGGCTACCTGCTGAAAATAATTTTCGGTTTGCAGGCAGCACTACCCGTAATAGCTCTCTATGCCCTGATGACGGTATTCGCTGTCCACATCATCAGGGGACGGGTTCGGGAAAAAAGCATCTCCTACATAATACCGACCGGCATGGCGGTAATGGTCAGCTTTACACTGGTTACCGTGATCGTCACCCGTTTCGTCATCGGAGCCACGCCCTGGTGGGAACCGCAATATTTCATCCCCATCGGCGGTATGATTGCCGGTAACGCCATGAATGCCCTGTCGCTTTCCCTTGAACGCTTTTTTTCTGAACTCAGAAACAGGCGCGAGGAAGTTGAAATGCAGCTTTGCCACGGAGCAGACTACAGGGAGGCTACGGAAGAAATTTTCCGCAACGCGCTGCGGGCGGGCATGATTCCATCCATAAATGCGCTTATGGGGGTCGGACTTGTTGCCCTGCCCGGAATGATGACCGGCCAGATTCTGGCCGGGGCAGACCCGGAAGAGGCTGTCCGTTACCAGATTGTTGTCATGTTCATGATGGTGGCCTCCACAGCCCTTTCTTCCATCATTGTTCTGCTGCTTGTAAGACGCAGGTGCTTTTCTTCTTCAATGTCTTTACTGGTCAGAACAGAATAG
- a CDS encoding PAS domain S-box protein, which yields MKTLFETNEVCRKFMDASPDAIVITAPNGDLLAYNDNAKELFGYGSEDSVPSNVLEYYEEPDKRGDLLSILEDSGKVSGFETVLHTRNGKNIIACVNVSVFEQSGHKVHIAIIRDISARRKAEEQLMASEKKFSSLFDSSSDAILLLDEDGRITECNKQAEKLFFSSKGRLLNTCFMDLSPRLQPGGCVSSELFFSSMADVLEGKGQRFLWQFRLKGGTLVDCNVSLTSVEVGNSKIVMCVAADLSEQQNLMMKGRLDEIRFEALSSISRMVDASLPSIYDYALEAAVSVTESEIGYIYFVNDDETELTIHAWSEGVMPQCSVNNPQYTYRVEDTGIWGDAIRLRQPVITNDYENCAGKKGLPKGHIQIKRHMNVPLFDGDSIVLLAGVGNKENDYTNEDVRQLTMLMEGMWNVVRRKQADEALREAYAGMEIEVFERTEKLSEALAGLKRKNEEISREIKSRRAAEKQLRINAGRLALATRSGKLGVWEWEIASGKLIWNERMFEIYRCRRDRFSGTYTAWMKMIHPDDLAGLEIALSDAIENNGHFEWEFRIIRPEGKTRYLKASGLTMEDPGGRPQSVIGITQDITDQRELEEQLRRYERVIAVTPDLIFLVNADYEYVMVNDSYAKAFGYSPDYFIGRHVQEFIGHDLFKECFSPRIDMAFAGRPQSHETWINLPAAGRRFFSLTYQMIDSIDKKGRLIAVAAHDITAVKLAEEDRKNIFEVSLDLLSIADFKGRFLELNPSWHKTLGWSEDDLKGRSWIDFTHPDDRERSLISMESLMEGIEVRDSESRFRDKDGNWRWISWSLHPDKERGKITAVARDVSEQKSMVEELKRLASTDPLTGASNRRFFLERAREEIDRFKRYGGSLFFMMLDIDHFKLINDTYGHEVGDRVLQELVKCSRKTLRTSDVFGRIGGEEFAAVLVQGDMDSARQVAERLRTTLGDMKIRCGKNIVKFTVSIGLTCIPSESPTIEEAMKQADRCLYQAKNEGRNRVVSRCD from the coding sequence GTGAAGACTCTTTTCGAAACAAACGAGGTATGCAGGAAATTCATGGATGCCTCGCCCGATGCCATAGTAATAACGGCTCCAAACGGGGATCTTCTGGCTTACAACGACAATGCGAAAGAATTGTTCGGATACGGCAGTGAAGATTCTGTGCCGAGTAACGTTCTTGAATACTACGAAGAGCCCGACAAAAGAGGGGATCTGCTGTCCATTCTGGAAGATTCAGGCAAGGTAAGTGGTTTTGAAACTGTTCTCCACACCCGCAATGGGAAAAACATAATTGCCTGTGTCAATGTCTCCGTATTTGAACAATCCGGACACAAAGTCCACATAGCCATCATTCGTGATATCTCGGCCCGCAGGAAAGCGGAAGAACAACTGATGGCAAGCGAAAAGAAATTCTCCAGCCTTTTCGACTCATCTTCAGACGCGATACTCCTGCTGGATGAAGACGGAAGAATCACGGAATGCAATAAGCAGGCGGAAAAACTATTTTTCAGTTCCAAAGGCAGGTTGCTGAACACCTGTTTCATGGATTTGTCTCCCAGACTGCAGCCCGGAGGTTGCGTTTCCAGCGAACTTTTTTTCTCCTCCATGGCTGATGTTCTTGAAGGAAAAGGCCAAAGGTTCCTCTGGCAGTTCCGACTGAAGGGGGGCACTCTGGTTGATTGCAATGTATCCCTGACCTCCGTTGAAGTCGGGAATTCAAAAATAGTCATGTGCGTTGCCGCCGATCTGAGCGAACAGCAGAACCTGATGATGAAAGGACGGCTTGACGAGATCAGATTCGAAGCTCTGTCCTCTATTTCACGGATGGTGGATGCTTCCCTTCCATCAATATATGACTACGCGCTTGAAGCGGCGGTAAGTGTTACCGAAAGCGAGATAGGATACATTTACTTTGTGAACGATGATGAAACGGAACTGACCATTCATGCGTGGTCGGAAGGAGTGATGCCGCAATGTTCTGTAAATAATCCTCAATACACCTATCGTGTCGAGGATACGGGAATATGGGGCGATGCCATAAGACTGCGCCAGCCCGTAATCACCAACGACTACGAAAATTGCGCAGGCAAAAAAGGGCTGCCGAAAGGCCATATTCAAATCAAGAGGCACATGAATGTGCCCCTTTTCGATGGGGACAGCATTGTGCTGCTTGCCGGAGTAGGCAACAAGGAAAACGACTATACTAATGAAGACGTGCGCCAGTTGACCATGCTTATGGAAGGTATGTGGAACGTGGTACGCCGCAAGCAGGCCGATGAAGCCCTCCGCGAAGCATATGCAGGAATGGAAATTGAGGTTTTCGAACGCACCGAAAAACTCAGTGAGGCTCTGGCCGGTCTGAAAAGAAAAAATGAAGAGATAAGCCGCGAAATCAAATCCCGTCGAGCAGCGGAAAAACAGCTGAGAATAAATGCCGGGAGACTGGCGCTTGCAACCCGTTCCGGAAAACTCGGCGTATGGGAATGGGAAATTGCATCCGGAAAACTTATCTGGAACGAGCGCATGTTCGAAATATACCGGTGCAGGCGAGACCGGTTTTCCGGAACATATACCGCATGGATGAAAATGATTCATCCGGACGACCTGGCCGGACTGGAGATAGCTCTGAGCGATGCAATTGAAAATAACGGACATTTTGAATGGGAATTTCGCATTATCCGGCCGGAAGGGAAAACCCGCTATCTGAAAGCAAGCGGGCTTACCATGGAAGACCCGGGCGGTCGCCCGCAATCCGTAATCGGCATAACACAGGATATCACGGATCAAAGAGAGCTTGAGGAACAGCTGCGCAGATATGAAAGGGTCATAGCCGTAACCCCGGATCTGATATTCCTTGTAAATGCCGATTATGAATATGTTATGGTCAATGATTCATATGCCAAAGCCTTCGGGTATTCTCCGGATTATTTCATCGGAAGGCACGTGCAGGAGTTCATCGGCCATGATCTGTTCAAGGAATGCTTCAGTCCCCGCATTGACATGGCATTTGCAGGCAGACCGCAATCACATGAGACCTGGATCAATCTACCGGCCGCGGGCAGACGTTTTTTTTCCCTCACATATCAGATGATAGATTCAATAGACAAAAAGGGACGACTCATAGCCGTAGCCGCTCATGATATCACTGCGGTCAAGCTGGCAGAGGAAGACCGCAAAAACATATTCGAGGTCTCTCTTGATCTGCTCAGCATCGCAGACTTCAAAGGCCGCTTTCTGGAACTGAATCCCTCCTGGCACAAAACACTGGGCTGGTCTGAAGATGACCTGAAAGGCAGAAGCTGGATAGACTTCACCCACCCTGACGACCGTGAACGTTCACTGATATCAATGGAAAGCCTCATGGAGGGAATCGAGGTCCGCGACTCTGAAAGCCGGTTCCGGGACAAAGACGGAAACTGGCGCTGGATTTCGTGGAGTCTCCACCCGGACAAGGAGCGCGGAAAAATCACAGCAGTGGCCCGCGATGTCTCCGAGCAGAAATCAATGGTCGAAGAATTGAAAAGGCTGGCCAGCACAGACCCGCTTACCGGGGCAAGCAACCGAAGATTTTTCCTGGAGCGCGCACGGGAAGAAATAGACCGCTTCAAGCGCTACGGCGGAAGCCTGTTCTTCATGATGCTTGATATCGATCATTTCAAACTTATCAACGACACCTACGGTCACGAAGTGGGTGACCGCGTACTGCAGGAGCTTGTGAAATGTTCGCGTAAGACCCTGCGGACTTCGGACGTTTTCGGCAGAATAGGCGGAGAAGAATTCGCAGCCGTGCTGGTTCAGGGCGATATGGATTCGGCCCGGCAGGTTGCTGAGCGACTGCGGACAACTCTGGGCGACATGAAAATTCGCTGTGGGAAAAATATTGTGAAATTTACCGTAAGCATAGGCCTGACCTGCATACCCAGTGAGAGCCCCACCATAGAAGAAGCCATGAAGCAGGCTGACCGTTGCCTGTACCAGGCCAAAAACGAAGGCCGTAACAGAGTGGTCAGCAGGTGCGATTGA
- a CDS encoding cytochrome c3 family protein, which translates to MKNRYIPITLIVAVCLIAAAAGFLFPPSEPETPVRVVLDNSGGRVIFTHVTHTEDFGYECSDCHHDEIGQDKPLPCGSCHPKAFDEKFRKAHQKNFANTEACLRCHENVPTGPLAEEDRPDTENIPLRSEAFHTQCMSCHENDGGPYGENSCYTCHAR; encoded by the coding sequence TTGAAGAACAGATATATACCCATAACACTTATCGTCGCTGTATGCCTCATTGCTGCTGCGGCCGGATTTCTCTTCCCGCCATCAGAACCGGAAACCCCGGTTCGAGTTGTGTTGGACAACAGCGGCGGAAGAGTAATCTTCACCCACGTTACCCACACAGAAGATTTCGGCTACGAATGCTCCGACTGTCACCATGACGAGATCGGACAGGACAAGCCTCTTCCGTGCGGCTCATGTCACCCCAAGGCGTTTGATGAAAAATTCCGCAAGGCACACCAGAAGAACTTCGCGAACACCGAAGCCTGCCTTCGCTGCCATGAAAATGTTCCCACCGGTCCCCTTGCCGAAGAGGACAGGCCGGATACCGAAAATATTCCTTTACGGTCTGAGGCCTTCCACACCCAGTGCATGAGCTGTCATGAAAACGATGGCGGTCCCTACGGCGAAAACTCCTGTTACACGTGCCACGCGAGGTAG
- a CDS encoding 4Fe-4S dicluster domain-containing protein — MLKIHYSLESDARDAISEISAPAELNIRVRNLVLNTKKGQSLARGDMIAEHPSKYGGAYHASASGKVSKINYHNMTIQCDAAGTAVEPLDVQSMGPGKDLLRTLQGLGIDTAPLASSSERLVINGLNPEPGITVAEVLLETEKDVIETGLRIAQSMITPVQTVLAVASGTSYSLTGAETFFIKPKYPRSLDALVVKKITGKEFPADTKVISVMDLYNIGLAAESGLPVTDTLMTVNKRNYRVPLGTPISHLLNELDLPVKSGDKVVLGGPFRGEAVYSLDEGVKKGDYGLFVITAGAFPSIEDATCINCGECVLSCPGRLQPNLLSRYAEYEMFDKAEQHHLNSCFECGLCSFNCTVRRPILQYIRFAKDQLRASGHSE; from the coding sequence ATGCTCAAGATTCATTATTCATTGGAATCAGATGCCAGAGACGCCATCAGCGAAATATCCGCGCCGGCAGAACTGAACATCCGGGTGCGCAACCTCGTCCTGAACACCAAAAAGGGACAGAGCCTTGCCCGTGGCGACATGATCGCCGAGCACCCTTCAAAATACGGTGGAGCCTACCATGCGTCAGCGTCCGGCAAGGTTTCCAAAATAAATTATCATAACATGACCATCCAGTGCGATGCGGCCGGAACCGCTGTCGAGCCTCTGGATGTGCAGTCCATGGGCCCGGGCAAGGATCTGCTGCGCACACTGCAGGGACTGGGGATTGATACGGCTCCCCTGGCCTCAAGCAGCGAAAGGCTGGTCATCAACGGTCTCAATCCCGAACCGGGAATCACTGTGGCCGAGGTTCTCCTTGAAACTGAAAAAGATGTGATCGAGACAGGTCTGCGCATAGCCCAGTCCATGATCACCCCTGTGCAGACGGTGCTGGCGGTAGCTTCCGGAACATCCTATTCCCTTACCGGTGCGGAAACATTCTTCATAAAACCGAAATATCCGCGTTCTCTGGACGCATTGGTTGTGAAAAAAATAACAGGGAAGGAATTCCCGGCCGACACCAAAGTGATCAGCGTGATGGACCTCTACAACATCGGTCTCGCCGCAGAAAGCGGACTTCCGGTGACCGATACGCTGATGACCGTCAACAAGCGCAATTACCGCGTCCCGCTCGGAACACCGATCAGCCACCTGCTTAACGAACTGGATCTGCCCGTAAAGTCAGGAGACAAGGTTGTACTGGGCGGCCCCTTCCGCGGGGAAGCTGTCTACAGTCTGGATGAAGGTGTAAAAAAGGGAGACTACGGCCTGTTTGTCATCACAGCCGGAGCGTTTCCATCCATTGAGGATGCCACCTGCATAAACTGCGGAGAGTGTGTGCTCAGCTGTCCCGGCCGCCTGCAGCCGAATTTGCTCAGCCGTTACGCAGAATATGAAATGTTCGACAAGGCCGAGCAGCACCATCTGAACAGCTGTTTCGAGTGCGGGCTGTGTTCCTTCAACTGTACGGTTCGAAGACCTATTCTGCAGTACATCCGCTTTGCAAAGGATCAGCTCCGGGCCAGCGGACATTCAGAGTAG